A DNA window from Zonotrichia albicollis isolate bZonAlb1 chromosome 2, bZonAlb1.hap1, whole genome shotgun sequence contains the following coding sequences:
- the LOC141726711 gene encoding uncharacterized protein LOC141726711, with product MAARTVSDTAPPAAASAGLRSHRSRMIEVRIGPGPDRHRYSAAARPAGRPLADTAPPLSPAGTPIPARQHRGHRAPPYRDTALPCESHSARIPLLRVSIPGGSPPNDQDWGCCSRCGCTRCGPGGGQKPPKGWQPSRPRDLQEELCLQRAEHTSRCGHRDSAGTDTAKALPAAPQPGAALNRHTEIPQPGQTPPTAQKDPKEQLALPGMEAQTVCRGAQTAVPVSDLPELPGIESQAVYFGDASKSDVQLG from the exons ATGGCTGCTCGGACCGTGTCTGATACTGCTCCTCCGGCTGCGGCCAGTGCGGGACTGAGGTCCCACCGGAGCCGGATGATCGAGGTGAGAATAGGACCAGGACCAGACCGGCATCGCTACAG CGCCGCCGCCCGTCCCGCGGGGCGCCCCCTGGCGGACACGGCGCCGCCCCTCAGCCCTGCGGGGACACCGATCCCGGCCCGGCAGCACCGCGGCCACCGCGCTCCCCCGTACCGGGACACCGCGCTCCCCTGTGAGAGCCACAGCGCCCGCATCCCCCTGCTCCGTGTCAGCATCCCCGGGGGATCCCCGCCGAACGACCAggactggggctgctgctcccgctGCGGCTGTACCCGGTGTGGGCCTGGAGGAGGCCAGAAGCCCCCGAAGGGCTGGCAGCCCTCGCGTCCTAGGgatctgcaggaggagctgtgcctgcagcgtGCCGAACACACATCTCGGTGTGGGCACCGGGACAGCGCTGGCACAGACACGGCTAAAGCGCTGCCTGCGGCCCctcagccaggggctgctctgaacAGGCACACAGAGATACCTCAGCCCGGACAGACACCACCGACAGCCCAGAAGGACCCCAAGGAGCAGCTGGCATTACCTGGAATGGAGGCACAGACCGTTTGCAGAGGGGCTCAGACAGCAGTTCCTGTTTCCGacctcccagagctcccag GTATTGAATCCCAAGCAGTATACTTTGGAGATGCCTCAAAATCAGATGTTCAACTGGGATGA